Sequence from the Fundidesulfovibrio soli genome:
TCGGAGATCTGCGACTCGGCGGCCTGCAGGTTCTCGCCCTGGATCTGCAGGTTCTGCACCGTGTTGGACAGGCGGTTCTGCAGGGCGCCCAGGTTGGCGCGGATCTTGTCCTTGGAGACGATGGCCTTGTTCAGGGCGTCCAGGGACTTCTGGGCCAGGTCCTGCGTGGAGATGGAACGGCCGGCCTTGCCGCTGCCGGCGGCCCCGCCGACGCCCAGGGACGAAGCCGTGGAGCTGTTGATCTGCACGTAGTAGTAGTCGGAGGCCGAGTAGTTGTTGGTGCCGAAGTGGACCTTCATCTTGCCGGTGGCCACCAGGCCGGTGCCGGAGTGGGTGGCGCCGGAGAGGTTGCCGTTGAGCAGGTAGATGCCGTTGAAGTCCGTGGCGTTGGCGATACGGGTGATTTCCGAGGCCATGGCCTGGTACTCGGAGTCGATGATCAGGCGCTGGTCAGAGGTGTAGGTGCCCGTGGAGGCCTGGGTCGCCAGTTCCTTCATGCGGATCAGCTTTTCGTCGATGACGCCGAGCGCGCCGTCCGCGGTCTGGATCATGGAGATGGCGTCGTTGGCGTTGCGCAC
This genomic interval carries:
- a CDS encoding flagellin, with the protein product VRNANDAISMIQTADGALGVIDEKLIRMKELATQASTGTYTSDQRLIIDSEYQAMASEITRIANATDFNGIYLLNGNLSGATHSGTGLVATGKMKVHFGTNNYSASDYYYVQINSSTASSLGVGGAAGSGKAGRSISTQDLAQKSLDALNKAIVSKDKIRANLGALQNRLSNTVQNLQIQGENLQAAESQISDVDVATEMTEFTRQQILTQSAVAMLGQANNLPKMAQQLLG